The proteins below are encoded in one region of Amycolatopsis acidiphila:
- a CDS encoding SDR family oxidoreductase: MKIWFITGASKGFGREWAIAALERGDRVAATARNVSTLDDLRDRFGDALLPLRLDVDDRDADFAAVEQAAKHFGRLDVVVNNAGYGQFGMIEELSEAEARAQFETNVFGALWVTQAALPILRAQGSGHILQVSSIGGISAFANIGIYNASKWALEGFSQALAQEVGHSGVKVTIIEPGGYSTDWGGPSAKSATPLPDYEPVRERAAEQRRSRVATPGDPVATRAAVLALVDAEKPPLRVFFGDGPLRIATADYESRLAEWQAWQELSVKAHGKP; the protein is encoded by the coding sequence ATGAAGATCTGGTTCATCACCGGCGCGTCCAAGGGCTTCGGCCGCGAGTGGGCGATCGCGGCGCTCGAGCGGGGTGACCGGGTCGCAGCGACCGCCCGGAACGTCTCGACGCTGGACGATCTGCGCGACCGCTTCGGCGACGCCCTGCTGCCACTGCGACTCGACGTCGACGACCGCGACGCGGACTTCGCCGCGGTCGAGCAGGCCGCGAAGCACTTCGGGCGGCTCGACGTCGTCGTCAACAACGCGGGCTACGGCCAGTTCGGCATGATCGAGGAGCTCAGCGAGGCCGAGGCACGCGCCCAGTTCGAGACCAACGTGTTCGGCGCGCTGTGGGTCACGCAGGCGGCGCTGCCGATCCTGCGCGCGCAGGGTTCGGGGCACATCCTGCAGGTCTCGTCCATCGGCGGCATCTCGGCCTTCGCGAACATCGGCATCTACAACGCGTCGAAATGGGCGCTCGAAGGCTTCAGCCAGGCGCTCGCGCAGGAGGTCGGCCACTCCGGGGTGAAGGTCACGATCATCGAGCCGGGCGGCTACTCCACCGACTGGGGCGGCCCCTCGGCGAAGTCGGCGACCCCGCTCCCGGACTACGAGCCGGTGCGCGAGCGTGCGGCCGAGCAGCGCCGTTCTCGCGTGGCCACTCCGGGCGACCCGGTGGCCACCCGCGCCGCCGTGCTCGCACTCGTCGACGCGGAGAAGCCGCCGCTACGGGTGTTCTTCGGCGACGGCCCGCTGCGCATCGCGACCGCCGACTACGAGTCGCGCCTCGCCGAGTGGCAGGCCTGGCAGGAGCTGTCGGTCAAGGCGCACGGAAAGCCCTAG
- a CDS encoding ParA family protein, producing the protein MQITSVVNQKGGVGKTALTVGAAAALAERGRRVLLIDLDPQGHATTEMLGLPEAPPQAPSLAKALTKTWKGPVEELIVSHPRSNIGPGGALDVIPTSPGMFDLIRRLDSFRVPGWQLARVIQFANYDHVLIDCPPALDVLTNNALAATHGILVPVQPDRTSIRALRLLNDQLAYVQQAVDRDPIPYFGVVPGLYRRPMSTYATAALQELTNFGYPLLPHVPLGVVMNEAAAHGMPVTTFAPETTQAVAFRQIAEVLDEHLARRPAPAPVPIADEFVFEDFITSVAQTRNENDNGAARKKLYDLLPKKPRG; encoded by the coding sequence GTGCAGATCACCTCGGTGGTCAACCAGAAAGGCGGCGTCGGCAAGACCGCGCTGACCGTCGGCGCCGCGGCGGCGCTCGCCGAGCGTGGCCGCCGGGTGCTGCTCATCGACCTCGACCCGCAGGGGCACGCCACCACGGAGATGCTGGGCCTGCCCGAGGCGCCACCGCAGGCGCCGAGCCTGGCCAAGGCACTGACGAAGACCTGGAAGGGCCCGGTCGAGGAGCTGATCGTCTCCCACCCGCGCAGCAACATCGGCCCGGGCGGCGCGCTGGACGTCATCCCGACCTCGCCGGGGATGTTCGACCTGATCCGCAGGCTCGACTCGTTCCGGGTGCCGGGCTGGCAGCTCGCCCGGGTGATCCAGTTCGCCAACTACGACCACGTGCTGATCGACTGCCCGCCCGCGCTGGACGTGCTGACCAACAACGCGCTCGCCGCCACGCACGGGATCCTGGTGCCGGTCCAGCCCGACCGGACGAGCATCCGCGCGCTGCGGCTGCTCAACGACCAGCTCGCCTACGTCCAGCAGGCGGTCGACCGGGACCCGATCCCGTACTTCGGCGTGGTGCCGGGGCTCTACCGGCGCCCGATGTCGACGTACGCGACCGCCGCGCTCCAAGAGCTCACGAACTTCGGCTATCCCCTGCTGCCGCACGTGCCGCTGGGGGTGGTGATGAACGAGGCCGCCGCGCACGGCATGCCGGTCACGACGTTCGCCCCGGAGACCACGCAGGCGGTGGCCTTCCGGCAGATCGCCGAGGTGCTCGACGAGCACCTGGCGCGCCGGCCCGCCCCCGCCCCGGTCCCGATCGCCGACGAGTTCGTGTTCGAGGACTTCATCACCTCGGTGGCGCAGACCCGCAACGAGAACGACAACGGCGCCGCCCGCAAGAAGCTCTACGACCTGCTGCCGAAGAAGCCCCGCGGCTGA
- a CDS encoding thioesterase family protein gives MTTPRLAESAFYLPLGEDLYQPTQHTAGPWVPGAQHFGPPSALLVRALEGVPRERESELARVTVEILGPAPLTELSVAARVERPGRSVELLVAELRSGTRVVARASAWRVVASDTAEIATLPSGGWPKPEDCPPAGWPESWLTGYLTAVEWRSVSGEITEPGPAAVWGRQRVALVDGEEPTPLQRLFAVADSGNGASNFLDARHWWFINSELTVHLQRPPQGEWVGLDAVTTLGPAGIGTATSTLRDLEGPVGFGAQALMVRPR, from the coding sequence ATGACAACTCCGCGACTTGCCGAAAGCGCTTTCTACCTGCCGCTGGGCGAAGACCTGTACCAGCCGACGCAGCACACCGCCGGGCCGTGGGTGCCCGGTGCCCAGCATTTCGGGCCGCCGTCGGCGCTGCTCGTGCGCGCACTGGAGGGCGTCCCGCGCGAGCGGGAGAGCGAGCTGGCGCGGGTCACCGTCGAGATACTCGGCCCGGCCCCGCTGACCGAGCTGTCGGTGGCGGCGCGGGTGGAGCGGCCGGGACGCTCGGTCGAGCTGCTGGTCGCCGAGCTCCGCTCCGGCACGCGGGTGGTCGCCCGCGCGTCGGCCTGGCGGGTCGTCGCCTCCGACACCGCGGAGATCGCGACCCTGCCCAGCGGCGGCTGGCCCAAGCCCGAGGACTGCCCGCCGGCGGGCTGGCCCGAGAGCTGGCTGACCGGCTACCTCACGGCGGTGGAGTGGCGGTCGGTGTCCGGCGAGATCACCGAACCGGGCCCGGCGGCGGTGTGGGGGCGCCAGCGGGTCGCGCTGGTGGACGGCGAGGAGCCCACCCCGTTGCAGCGGCTGTTCGCGGTGGCGGACTCGGGCAACGGCGCCTCGAACTTCCTCGACGCGCGGCACTGGTGGTTCATCAACAGCGAGCTGACCGTGCACCTGCAGCGGCCGCCGCAGGGCGAGTGGGTCGGGCTGGACGCGGTGACCACCCTCGGCCCCGCCGGCATCGGCACGGCGACGAGTACGCTTCGCGACCTCGAAGGGCCGGTCGGGTTCGGCGCGCAGGCGCTGATGGTCCGTCCCCGGTGA
- a CDS encoding RecB family exonuclease has protein sequence MATEDQQAAPAPAQRRPALSPSRASDFKQCPLLYRFRAVDRLPEKPTRAQLRGTLVHSVLERLFALPQPDRLPERAKQLLEPAWTQLSGERPEWAELFAADDEGQVADWLGGAEKLLDSYFALEDPRRLEPEACELHVEIELDSGVRLRGYVDRLDVAPTGEIRVVDYKTGTAPREIGEAKAMFQMKFYAVVLWRLRGIVPRQLKLMYLTDGQSLAYTPDEPELRRFERTLEAIWQAILKAGRTGDFRPSPGRLCDWCAHQSLCPSFGGTPPEYPGWPEPDPGEETPLDRAD, from the coding sequence ATGGCAACTGAGGACCAGCAGGCAGCACCGGCGCCCGCCCAGCGGCGCCCCGCGCTGTCGCCGTCGCGCGCCAGCGACTTCAAGCAGTGCCCGCTGCTCTACCGCTTCCGTGCGGTGGACCGGCTGCCCGAGAAGCCGACCAGGGCGCAGCTGCGGGGCACGCTCGTGCACTCGGTGCTCGAGCGGCTGTTCGCGCTGCCCCAGCCCGACCGGCTGCCCGAACGGGCGAAACAGCTGCTGGAGCCGGCGTGGACGCAGCTGTCGGGCGAGCGCCCGGAGTGGGCGGAGCTGTTCGCGGCGGACGACGAGGGTCAGGTCGCCGACTGGCTCGGCGGCGCCGAGAAGCTGCTCGACAGCTACTTCGCGCTGGAGGACCCGCGGCGCCTGGAGCCCGAGGCCTGCGAGCTGCACGTGGAGATCGAGCTGGACTCCGGGGTACGGCTGCGCGGCTACGTCGACCGGCTGGACGTGGCCCCCACCGGCGAGATCCGCGTCGTGGACTACAAGACCGGCACCGCGCCGCGCGAGATCGGCGAGGCCAAGGCGATGTTCCAGATGAAGTTCTACGCGGTGGTGCTGTGGCGCCTGCGCGGCATCGTGCCGCGGCAGCTGAAGCTGATGTACCTCACCGACGGGCAGTCACTGGCCTACACGCCCGACGAGCCCGAGCTGCGCCGCTTCGAGCGCACCCTGGAGGCCATCTGGCAGGCGATCCTCAAGGCCGGCAGGACGGGTGACTTCCGGCCCAGTCCCGGCAGGCTGTGCGACTGGTGCGCGCACCAGTCGCTGTGCCCGTCCTTCGGCGGCACCCCGCCGGAGTACCCCGGCTGGCCGGAGCCGGACCCGGGCGAGGAGACCCCGTTGGACCGGGCGGACTGA
- a CDS encoding site-2 protease family protein, producing the protein MSATSEQPHSRPRRFFTVADGGLLLFRVQDVPVLLAPSWWIGSLVVVVLYAPMVGRLLPGASPATSWVLSAAFAVLLGLSVLAHELGHCVVALRLGIPVRRLRLFLLGGLSEVARTPRAPRQEGLVAAAGPVVSVLLAMFCGLLLLAVPSDTAAWLLVAECAVANLAVGVFNLLPGLPLDGGRMLRAGVWALTGTRARGTKAAVVGGGLVAAALLLWAVFGMAAGSEDRWLRLGVCVVTAWFVAMGAGAELASENNRSWPEGLVLSELVRPVLQLPAESPVSDALAASAGRGVVLVRADGVAAGLLDENAAQRLAETSPQAPAELAAEPIRAETVLLASEPGEEIAERVRETAAWQFLVVDDEGKPAGVLRREDLRVALARRPR; encoded by the coding sequence ATGTCCGCCACCAGCGAGCAGCCGCACAGCCGGCCGAGGCGATTCTTCACCGTCGCCGACGGCGGGCTGCTGCTGTTCCGCGTGCAGGACGTGCCGGTGCTGCTGGCGCCGTCCTGGTGGATCGGCTCGCTCGTGGTCGTCGTGCTCTACGCGCCGATGGTGGGGCGGCTGCTGCCGGGTGCGAGCCCGGCGACGTCGTGGGTGCTCTCGGCCGCGTTCGCGGTGCTGCTCGGGCTCTCGGTGCTGGCACACGAGCTCGGGCACTGCGTCGTCGCGCTGCGCCTGGGCATCCCGGTCCGGCGGCTGCGGCTGTTCCTCCTCGGTGGACTGTCCGAAGTGGCCAGGACGCCGCGAGCGCCCCGGCAGGAGGGCCTGGTCGCCGCGGCGGGCCCCGTCGTGTCGGTGCTGTTGGCGATGTTCTGCGGCCTGCTGCTGCTCGCGGTGCCCTCGGACACCGCGGCGTGGCTGCTGGTGGCCGAGTGCGCGGTCGCGAACCTCGCGGTCGGCGTGTTCAACCTGCTGCCCGGCCTGCCGCTGGACGGCGGGCGGATGCTGCGCGCCGGGGTGTGGGCGCTGACCGGGACGCGCGCCCGCGGCACCAAGGCGGCGGTCGTCGGCGGTGGCCTGGTCGCCGCGGCGCTGCTGCTGTGGGCGGTCTTCGGGATGGCCGCGGGCAGCGAGGACCGCTGGCTGCGCCTGGGCGTGTGCGTTGTCACGGCGTGGTTCGTGGCGATGGGCGCGGGCGCGGAGCTGGCCTCGGAGAACAACCGCAGCTGGCCCGAGGGGCTCGTGCTGAGCGAGCTCGTGCGGCCGGTGCTGCAGCTGCCGGCCGAGAGCCCGGTCTCCGACGCGCTGGCGGCGTCAGCGGGCCGCGGGGTCGTGCTGGTGCGGGCCGACGGCGTCGCCGCGGGCCTGCTCGACGAGAACGCCGCCCAGCGGCTGGCCGAGACCTCGCCGCAGGCGCCCGCCGAGCTGGCCGCGGAACCGATCCGCGCCGAGACGGTGCTCCTGGCCTCCGAGCCGGGGGAGGAGATCGCGGAGCGGGTCCGGGAGACCGCGGCCTGGCAGTTCCTCGTCGTCGACGACGAGGGCAAGCCTGCCGGGGTGCTGCGGCGGGAGGACCTCCGGGTCGCGCTCGCCCGCCGTCCCCGCTGA
- a CDS encoding tRNA (adenine-N1)-methyltransferase: MSVSGPFGPGDRVRLTDPKGRHYTLVLAEGEEYHTHRGALRHDDLIGRPEGSVITSAGGTSYLAMRPLLADYVLSMPRGAQVIYPKDAAQILMWGDIFPGARVLEAGAGSGALTCSLLRAVGPQGSVTSYEVRDDHAEHAVKNVERFFHGRPENWDLRLADLATHTGEVDRVVLDMLAPWEVLPTVHANLVPGGVLVVYVATVTQLSKVTETLREQQGWTEPESWETLLRPWHVVGLAVRPEHRMVAHTAFLLTTRRLADGVTPPRLQRRPSRG; this comes from the coding sequence GTGTCGGTGAGCGGGCCGTTCGGCCCTGGGGACAGGGTGCGGTTGACCGATCCGAAGGGGCGGCACTACACGCTGGTGCTGGCCGAGGGGGAGGAGTACCACACCCACCGCGGCGCGCTCCGGCACGACGACCTCATCGGCAGGCCGGAGGGCTCGGTGATCACCTCCGCCGGGGGCACCTCGTACCTGGCCATGCGGCCGCTGCTGGCGGACTACGTGCTGTCGATGCCGCGCGGGGCGCAGGTGATCTACCCCAAGGACGCGGCGCAGATCCTGATGTGGGGCGACATCTTCCCCGGCGCGCGGGTGCTCGAGGCCGGGGCCGGGTCGGGCGCGCTGACGTGCTCGCTGCTGCGGGCGGTCGGGCCGCAGGGCAGCGTGACCTCGTACGAGGTGCGCGACGACCACGCCGAGCACGCGGTGAAGAACGTCGAGCGGTTCTTCCACGGGCGCCCGGAGAACTGGGACCTGCGGCTCGCCGACCTGGCGACGCACACCGGCGAGGTCGACCGGGTGGTGCTGGACATGCTCGCGCCGTGGGAGGTCCTGCCGACGGTGCACGCGAACCTGGTGCCCGGTGGGGTGCTGGTGGTCTACGTCGCGACCGTGACCCAGCTGTCGAAGGTGACCGAGACGCTGCGGGAGCAGCAGGGCTGGACCGAGCCCGAGTCGTGGGAGACGCTGCTGCGGCCGTGGCACGTGGTGGGCCTGGCCGTGCGGCCGGAGCACCGGATGGTGGCGCACACGGCGTTCCTGCTCACCACCCGCCGCCTCGCCGACGGCGTGACCCCGCCGCGGCTCCAGCGCCGCCCCAGCCGCGGCTGA